In Lutra lutra chromosome 5, mLutLut1.2, whole genome shotgun sequence, a single genomic region encodes these proteins:
- the FLT4 gene encoding vascular endothelial growth factor receptor 3 isoform X4, translated as MQRGAALFLRLWLCLGLLDGERGLARGYSMTPPTLNITEETHVIDASDSLSISCRGQHPLEWSWPGAQEAPATGEKDGEDTGVVRDCEGTDTRPYCKILLLQEARANDTGSYRCYYKYIKARIEGTTAASTYVFVRDVEQPFINKPDTFLVNRKDSMWVPCLVSIPGLNVTLRSQQSSVLQPDGQEVVWDDRRGMRVPTPLLRDALYLQCETTWGGQDFLSNPFLVHITGNELYDIQLFPKKSLELLVGEKLVLNCTVWAEFNSGVTFNWDYPGKQAERGKWVPERRSQQTHTELSSILTIHNVSQHDLGPYVCEANNGIQRFQESTEVIVHEKPFISVEWLKGPVLEATAGDELVKLPVKLAAYPPPEFQWYKDRKSVSGRQSPHALVLKEVTEASAGTYTLVLWNSAAGLRRNISLELVVNVPPHIHEKEASSPSTYSRHSRQALTCTAYGVPPPLSVQWHWRPWTPCKAFAQRNLSRRQQRDHMPQCRDWREVTTQDAVNPIESLDTWTEFVEGKNKTVSKLVIQNANVSAMYKCVVFNKVGQDERLIYFYVTNIPDGFSIKSEPSEEPLEGQEVRLSCQADNYTYEQMRWYRLNLSTLHDAHGNPLLLDCKNVHLFATPLAAHLEEAEPDARHATLTLTIPSVAPEHEGDYVCEVQDRRSHDKHCHKKYLSVQALEAPRLTQNLTDLLVNVSDSLEMRCPVAGAHVPSILWYKDERLLEEESGIDLADSNQKLSIQRVREEDAGRYLCSVCNAKGCVNSSASVAVEGSEDKGSMEIVILVGTGVIAVFFWVLLLLIFCNMRRPAHADIKTGYLSIIMDPGEVPLEEQCEYLSYDASQWEFPRERLHLGRVLGHGAFGKVVEASAFGIHKGSSCDTVAVKMLKEGATASEHRALMSELKILIHIGNHLNVVNLLGACTKPNGPLMVIVEFCKYGNLSNFLRVKREAFSPYSEKSPEQRRRFRAMVEGAKADRRRPGSSERALLSRLLTGKGGAGRAPPVQEAQDLWLSPLTMEDLICYSFQVARGMEFLASRKCIHRDLAARNILLSECDVVKICDFGLARDIYKDPDYVRKGSARLPLKWMAPESIFDKVYTTQSDVWSFGVLLWEIFSLGASPYPGVQINEEFCQRLKEGTRMRAPELATPAIRTIMLSCWSGDPKERPAFSELVEILGDLLQGGGRQEEEDCMAPCGSQSLEEGSFLQTSTTALHVAEADPEDSPSSLHRHSLAARYYNCVSFPGCLPRGTQTQGSSRMKTFEEFPMTPTIYKASVDNQTDSGMVLASEEFEQLESRYRQESGLSCKGPGRNVDMTRAHPDTQGRRRRPDREARGGQVFYNSEYGELAGPQDEGNCPPSARTPFFTDDSY; from the exons GCCTGGCGAGGGGCTACTCCATGACCCCTCCAACCCTAAACATCACAGAGGAGACACACGTCATTGACGCCAGTGACAGCCTGTCCATCTCCTGCAG GGGGCAGCACCCCCTTGAGTGGTCCTGGCCAGGGGCTCAAGAGGCACCAGCCACAGGGGAGAAGGACGGCGAGGACACAGGGGTGGTGCGAGACTGCGAGGGCACAGACACCAGGCCCTACTGCAAGATACTGCTGCTGCAGGAGGCCCGGGCCAACGACACGGGCAGCTACCGCTGCTACTACAAGTACATCAAAGCCCGCATCGAGGGCACCACGGCTGCCAGCACCTATGTGTTCGTGAGAG ACGTGGAGCAGCCGTTCATCAACAAGCCAGATACGTTCCTGGTCAACAGAAAGGATTCCATGTGGGTGCCCTGCTTGGTGTCCATCCCTGGCCTCAATGTCACGCTGCGATCG CAGCAAAGCTCAGTGCTGCAGCCCGACGGGCAGGAGGTGGTCTGGGACGACCGCAGGGGAATGCGCGTGCCCACACCGCTGCTGCGGGACGCCCTCTACCTGCAGTGTGAGACCACCTGGGGTGGCCAGGACTTCCTATCCAACCCCTTCCTCGTGCACATCACAG GCAATGAGCTCTATGACATCCAGCTGTTCCCCAAGAAGTCGCTGGAGCTGTTGGTCGGAGAAAAGCTGGTCCTGAACTGCACCGTGTGGGCCGAGTTCAACTCGGGCGTCACCTTCAACTGGGACTATCCAGGGAAGCAG GCAGAGCGGGGTAAGTGGGTGCCAGAGCGGCGCTCCCAGCAGACTCACACAGAGCTCTCCAGCATCCTGACCATCCACAACGTCAGCCAGCACGACCTGGGCCCATACGTTTGCGAGGCCAACAACGGCATCCAGCGATTCCAGGAGAGCACCGAGGTCATTGTACACG AAAAGCCCTTCATCAGCGTCGAGTGGCTCAAGGGTCCGGTCCTGGAGGCCACGGCAGGAGACGAGCTGGTGAAGCTGCCCGTGAAGCTAGCGGCGTACCCCCCGCCAGAGTTCCAATG GTACAAGGACAGAAAGTCAGTGTCCGGGCGCCAGAGTCCGCATGCCCTGGTACTCAAGGAGGTGACGGAGGCCAGCGCGGGCACCTACACCCTGGTCCTGTGGAACTCCGCGGCCGGCCTGAGGCGCAACATCAGCCTGGAGCTGGTGGTAAACG TGCCACCCCACATCCATGAGAAGGAGGCCTCCTCTCCCAGCACCTACTCCCGCCACAGTCGCCAGGCCCTAACCTGCACCGCCTACGGGGTCCCCCCTCCTCTCAGCGTCCAGTGGCACTGGCGACCGTGGACTCCCTGCAAGGCCTTCGCCCAGCGCAACCT CAGCCGGCGGCAGCAGAGAGACCACATGCCACAGTGTCGGGACTGGAGAGAGGTGACCACGCAGGACGCTGTGAACCCCATTGAAAGCCTGGACACGTGGACCGAGTTTGTGGAAGGGAAGAATAAG ACGGTGAGCAAGCTGGTGATCCAGAACGCCAATGTGTCTGCCATGTACAAGTGTGTGGTCTTCAACAAAGTGGGCCAGGATGAGCGGCTCATCTACTTCTACGTGACCA acATCCCTGATGGCTTCAGCATAAAATCCGAGCCATCGGAGGAGCCCCTGGAGGGCCAGGAGGTGCGCCTGAGCTGCCAGGCCGACAACTACACCTACGAGCAAATGCGCTGGTACCGCCTCAACCTGTCCACACTGCATGATGCCCACGGGAACCCGCTGCTGCTTGACTGCAAGAACGTGCACCTCTTCGCTACGCCTCTGGCCGCCCacctggaggaggcagagccagATGCGCGCCACGCCACGCTCACCCTGACCATCCCCAGCGTGGCGCCTGAGCACGAGGGCGACTACGTATGCGAGGTGCAGGACCGCCGCAGCCACGACAAGCACTGCCACAAGAAGTACCTGTCAGTGCAGG ccctggaagCCCCGCGCCTCACACAGAACTTGACGGACCTGCTGGTGAACGTGAGCGACTCCCTGGAGATGCGGTGCCCAGTGGCCGGGGCACACGTGCCCAGCATCTTGTGGTACAAAGATGAGAGGCTGCTGGAGGAAGAGTCTG GAATAGACCTGGCGGACTCGAACCAGAAGCTGAGCATACAGCGTGTGCGTGAGGAGGACGCGGGCCGCTACCTGTGCAGCGTGTGCAACGCCAAGGGCTGCGTCAACTCCTCTGCCAGCGTGGCTGTGGAAG GCTCCGAGGATAAAGGCAGCATGGAGATCGTGATCCTCGTCGGCACCGGAGTCATCGCTGTCTTCTTctgggtcctcctcctcctcatcttctgTAACATGAGGAGG ccagcccACGCAGACATCAAGACGGGCTACCTGTCCATCATCATGGACCCCGGGGAGGTGCCTCTGGAGGAGCAGTGTGAATACCTGTCCTATGACGCCAGCCAGTGGGAGTTCCCCCGGGAGCGGCTGCATCTTG GGAGAGTCCTCGGCCATGGGGCCTTCGGGAAGGTAGTGGAAGCCTCTGCTTTTGGAATCCACAAGGGCAGCAGCTGCGACACTGTGGCTGTGAAAATGCTGAAAG AGGGTGCCACAGCTAGCGAACATCGAGCCTTGATGTCGGAGCTCAAGATCCTAATCCACATCGGTAACCACCTCAACGTCGTCAACCTCCTGGGAGCGTGCACCAAGCCCAATG gccccctcATGGTGATCGTGGAGTTCTGCAAGTATGGCAATCTCTCCAACTTCTTGCGCGTCAAGCGGGAGGCCTTCAGCCCCTATTCG GAGAAGTCCCCTGAGCAGCGAAGGCGCTTTCGAGCCATGGTGGAAGGTGCCAAAGCGGACCGGAGGAGGCCGGGAAGCAGCGAGCGGGCCCTCCTCTCCCGGCTCCTGACGGGCAAGGGTGGGGCTGGGCGGGCCCCTCCCGTCCAAGAAG CCCAGGACCTGTGGCTGAGCCCACTGACCATGGAGGACCTCATCTGCTACAGCTTCCAGGTGGCCCGAGGGATGGAGTTCCTGGCCTCCCGCAAG TGCATCCACAGGGACCTGGCTGCTCGGAACATCTTGCTGTCAGAATGTGATGTGGTGAAGATCTGTGACTTCGGCCTGGCTCGTGACATCTACAAAGACCCCGACTACGTGCGCAAGGGCAGT GCCCGGCTGCCCCTGAAGTGGATGGCCCCCGAGAGCATCTTTGACAAGGTGTACACCACGCAGAGTGACGTATGGTCCTTTGGGGTGCTGCTCTGGGAGATCTTCTCCCTGG GAGCCTCCCCCTACCCAGGGGTGCAGATCAATGAGGAGTTCTGCCAACGGCTAAAGGAGGGCACACGGATGCGAGCCCCAGAGTTAGCCACTCCTGCCAT ACGCACCATCATGCTAAGCTGCTGGTCAGGGGACCCCAAAGAGAGGCCTGCGTTCTCAGAGCTGGTGGAGATCCTGGGGGACCTGCTGCAGGGTGGGGGCCGACAG gaggaggaggactgcATGGCCCCCTGTGGCTCTCAGAGTTTGGAGGAGGGCAGCTTCTTGCAAACATCCACCACTGCCCTGCACGTGGCCGAGGCAGACCCCGAGGACAGCCCATCGAGCCTGCACCGGCACAGCCTGGCCGCCAG ATATTATAACTGTGTGTCCTTTCCGGGGTGCCTGCCCAGAGGGACTCAGACGCAGGGTTCCTCCAGGATGAAGACGTTCGAAGAATTTCCCATGACCCCGACGATCTACAAGGCCTCCGTG GATAACCAGACGGACAGTGGGATGGTGCTGGCCTCCGAGGAGTTTGAGCAGCTGGAGAGCAGGTACAGACAAGAAAGCGGGCTCAG CTGTAAAGGACCGGGCCGGAACGTGGACATGACCAGGGCGCACCCTGACACCcaagggcggcggcggcggccagaCCGGGAGGCACGGGGAGGGCAGGTGTTCTACAACAGCGAGTACGGGGAGCTGGCGGGGCCCCAGGATGAGGGCAACTGCCCCCCATCCGCCCGCACGCCCTTCTTCACAGACGACAGTTACTGA
- the FLT4 gene encoding vascular endothelial growth factor receptor 3 isoform X7: protein MQRGAALFLRLWLCLGLLDGERGLARGYSMTPPTLNITEETHVIDASDSLSISCRGQHPLEWSWPGAQEAPATGEKDGEDTGVVRDCEGTDTRPYCKILLLQEARANDTGSYRCYYKYIKARIEGTTAASTYVFVRDVEQPFINKPDTFLVNRKDSMWVPCLVSIPGLNVTLRSQQSSVLQPDGQEVVWDDRRGMRVPTPLLRDALYLQCETTWGGQDFLSNPFLVHITGNELYDIQLFPKKSLELLVGEKLVLNCTVWAEFNSGVTFNWDYPGKQAERGKWVPERRSQQTHTELSSILTIHNVSQHDLGPYVCEANNGIQRFQESTEVIVHEKPFISVEWLKGPVLEATAGDELVKLPVKLAAYPPPEFQWYKDRKSVSGRQSPHALVLKEVTEASAGTYTLVLWNSAAGLRRNISLELVVNVPPHIHEKEASSPSTYSRHSRQALTCTAYGVPPPLSVQWHWRPWTPCKAFAQRNLSRRQQRDHMPQCRDWREVTTQDAVNPIESLDTWTEFVEGKNKTVSKLVIQNANVSAMYKCVVFNKVGQDERLIYFYVTNIPDGFSIKSEPSEEPLEGQEVRLSCQADNYTYEQMRWYRLNLSTLHDAHGNPLLLDCKNVHLFATPLAAHLEEAEPDARHATLTLTIPSVAPEHEGDYVCEVQDRRSHDKHCHKKYLSVQALEAPRLTQNLTDLLVNVSDSLEMRCPVAGAHVPSILWYKDERLLEEESGIDLADSNQKLSIQRVREEDAGRYLCSVCNAKGCVNSSASVAVEGSEDKGSMEIVILVGTGVIAVFFWVLLLLIFCNMRRPAHADIKTGYLSIIMDPGEVPLEEQCEYLSYDASQWEFPRERLHLGRVLGHGAFGKVVEASAFGIHKGSSCDTVAVKMLKEGATASEHRALMSELKILIHIGNHLNVVNLLGACTKPNGPLMVIVEFCKYGNLSNFLRVKREAFSPYSEKSPEQRRRFRAMVEGAKADRRRPGSSERALLSRLLTGKGGAGRAPPVQEAQDLWLSPLTMEDLICYSFQVARGMEFLASRKCIHRDLAARNILLSECDVVKICDFGLARDIYKDPDYVRKGSARLPLKWMAPESIFDKVYTTQSDVWSFGVLLWEIFSLGASPYPGVQINEEFCQRLKEGTRMRAPELATPAIRTIMLSCWSGDPKERPAFSELVEILGDLLQGGGRQEEEDCMAPCGSQSLEEGSFLQTSTTALHVAEADPEDSPSSLHRHSLAARYYNCVSFPGCLPRGTQTQGSSRMKTFEEFPMTPTIYKASVDNQTDSGMVLASEEFEQLESSSCKGPGRNVDMTRAHPDTQGRRRRPDREARGGQVFYNSEYGELAGPQDEGNCPPSARTPFFTDDSY, encoded by the exons GCCTGGCGAGGGGCTACTCCATGACCCCTCCAACCCTAAACATCACAGAGGAGACACACGTCATTGACGCCAGTGACAGCCTGTCCATCTCCTGCAG GGGGCAGCACCCCCTTGAGTGGTCCTGGCCAGGGGCTCAAGAGGCACCAGCCACAGGGGAGAAGGACGGCGAGGACACAGGGGTGGTGCGAGACTGCGAGGGCACAGACACCAGGCCCTACTGCAAGATACTGCTGCTGCAGGAGGCCCGGGCCAACGACACGGGCAGCTACCGCTGCTACTACAAGTACATCAAAGCCCGCATCGAGGGCACCACGGCTGCCAGCACCTATGTGTTCGTGAGAG ACGTGGAGCAGCCGTTCATCAACAAGCCAGATACGTTCCTGGTCAACAGAAAGGATTCCATGTGGGTGCCCTGCTTGGTGTCCATCCCTGGCCTCAATGTCACGCTGCGATCG CAGCAAAGCTCAGTGCTGCAGCCCGACGGGCAGGAGGTGGTCTGGGACGACCGCAGGGGAATGCGCGTGCCCACACCGCTGCTGCGGGACGCCCTCTACCTGCAGTGTGAGACCACCTGGGGTGGCCAGGACTTCCTATCCAACCCCTTCCTCGTGCACATCACAG GCAATGAGCTCTATGACATCCAGCTGTTCCCCAAGAAGTCGCTGGAGCTGTTGGTCGGAGAAAAGCTGGTCCTGAACTGCACCGTGTGGGCCGAGTTCAACTCGGGCGTCACCTTCAACTGGGACTATCCAGGGAAGCAG GCAGAGCGGGGTAAGTGGGTGCCAGAGCGGCGCTCCCAGCAGACTCACACAGAGCTCTCCAGCATCCTGACCATCCACAACGTCAGCCAGCACGACCTGGGCCCATACGTTTGCGAGGCCAACAACGGCATCCAGCGATTCCAGGAGAGCACCGAGGTCATTGTACACG AAAAGCCCTTCATCAGCGTCGAGTGGCTCAAGGGTCCGGTCCTGGAGGCCACGGCAGGAGACGAGCTGGTGAAGCTGCCCGTGAAGCTAGCGGCGTACCCCCCGCCAGAGTTCCAATG GTACAAGGACAGAAAGTCAGTGTCCGGGCGCCAGAGTCCGCATGCCCTGGTACTCAAGGAGGTGACGGAGGCCAGCGCGGGCACCTACACCCTGGTCCTGTGGAACTCCGCGGCCGGCCTGAGGCGCAACATCAGCCTGGAGCTGGTGGTAAACG TGCCACCCCACATCCATGAGAAGGAGGCCTCCTCTCCCAGCACCTACTCCCGCCACAGTCGCCAGGCCCTAACCTGCACCGCCTACGGGGTCCCCCCTCCTCTCAGCGTCCAGTGGCACTGGCGACCGTGGACTCCCTGCAAGGCCTTCGCCCAGCGCAACCT CAGCCGGCGGCAGCAGAGAGACCACATGCCACAGTGTCGGGACTGGAGAGAGGTGACCACGCAGGACGCTGTGAACCCCATTGAAAGCCTGGACACGTGGACCGAGTTTGTGGAAGGGAAGAATAAG ACGGTGAGCAAGCTGGTGATCCAGAACGCCAATGTGTCTGCCATGTACAAGTGTGTGGTCTTCAACAAAGTGGGCCAGGATGAGCGGCTCATCTACTTCTACGTGACCA acATCCCTGATGGCTTCAGCATAAAATCCGAGCCATCGGAGGAGCCCCTGGAGGGCCAGGAGGTGCGCCTGAGCTGCCAGGCCGACAACTACACCTACGAGCAAATGCGCTGGTACCGCCTCAACCTGTCCACACTGCATGATGCCCACGGGAACCCGCTGCTGCTTGACTGCAAGAACGTGCACCTCTTCGCTACGCCTCTGGCCGCCCacctggaggaggcagagccagATGCGCGCCACGCCACGCTCACCCTGACCATCCCCAGCGTGGCGCCTGAGCACGAGGGCGACTACGTATGCGAGGTGCAGGACCGCCGCAGCCACGACAAGCACTGCCACAAGAAGTACCTGTCAGTGCAGG ccctggaagCCCCGCGCCTCACACAGAACTTGACGGACCTGCTGGTGAACGTGAGCGACTCCCTGGAGATGCGGTGCCCAGTGGCCGGGGCACACGTGCCCAGCATCTTGTGGTACAAAGATGAGAGGCTGCTGGAGGAAGAGTCTG GAATAGACCTGGCGGACTCGAACCAGAAGCTGAGCATACAGCGTGTGCGTGAGGAGGACGCGGGCCGCTACCTGTGCAGCGTGTGCAACGCCAAGGGCTGCGTCAACTCCTCTGCCAGCGTGGCTGTGGAAG GCTCCGAGGATAAAGGCAGCATGGAGATCGTGATCCTCGTCGGCACCGGAGTCATCGCTGTCTTCTTctgggtcctcctcctcctcatcttctgTAACATGAGGAGG ccagcccACGCAGACATCAAGACGGGCTACCTGTCCATCATCATGGACCCCGGGGAGGTGCCTCTGGAGGAGCAGTGTGAATACCTGTCCTATGACGCCAGCCAGTGGGAGTTCCCCCGGGAGCGGCTGCATCTTG GGAGAGTCCTCGGCCATGGGGCCTTCGGGAAGGTAGTGGAAGCCTCTGCTTTTGGAATCCACAAGGGCAGCAGCTGCGACACTGTGGCTGTGAAAATGCTGAAAG AGGGTGCCACAGCTAGCGAACATCGAGCCTTGATGTCGGAGCTCAAGATCCTAATCCACATCGGTAACCACCTCAACGTCGTCAACCTCCTGGGAGCGTGCACCAAGCCCAATG gccccctcATGGTGATCGTGGAGTTCTGCAAGTATGGCAATCTCTCCAACTTCTTGCGCGTCAAGCGGGAGGCCTTCAGCCCCTATTCG GAGAAGTCCCCTGAGCAGCGAAGGCGCTTTCGAGCCATGGTGGAAGGTGCCAAAGCGGACCGGAGGAGGCCGGGAAGCAGCGAGCGGGCCCTCCTCTCCCGGCTCCTGACGGGCAAGGGTGGGGCTGGGCGGGCCCCTCCCGTCCAAGAAG CCCAGGACCTGTGGCTGAGCCCACTGACCATGGAGGACCTCATCTGCTACAGCTTCCAGGTGGCCCGAGGGATGGAGTTCCTGGCCTCCCGCAAG TGCATCCACAGGGACCTGGCTGCTCGGAACATCTTGCTGTCAGAATGTGATGTGGTGAAGATCTGTGACTTCGGCCTGGCTCGTGACATCTACAAAGACCCCGACTACGTGCGCAAGGGCAGT GCCCGGCTGCCCCTGAAGTGGATGGCCCCCGAGAGCATCTTTGACAAGGTGTACACCACGCAGAGTGACGTATGGTCCTTTGGGGTGCTGCTCTGGGAGATCTTCTCCCTGG GAGCCTCCCCCTACCCAGGGGTGCAGATCAATGAGGAGTTCTGCCAACGGCTAAAGGAGGGCACACGGATGCGAGCCCCAGAGTTAGCCACTCCTGCCAT ACGCACCATCATGCTAAGCTGCTGGTCAGGGGACCCCAAAGAGAGGCCTGCGTTCTCAGAGCTGGTGGAGATCCTGGGGGACCTGCTGCAGGGTGGGGGCCGACAG gaggaggaggactgcATGGCCCCCTGTGGCTCTCAGAGTTTGGAGGAGGGCAGCTTCTTGCAAACATCCACCACTGCCCTGCACGTGGCCGAGGCAGACCCCGAGGACAGCCCATCGAGCCTGCACCGGCACAGCCTGGCCGCCAG ATATTATAACTGTGTGTCCTTTCCGGGGTGCCTGCCCAGAGGGACTCAGACGCAGGGTTCCTCCAGGATGAAGACGTTCGAAGAATTTCCCATGACCCCGACGATCTACAAGGCCTCCGTG GATAACCAGACGGACAGTGGGATGGTGCTGGCCTCCGAGGAGTTTGAGCAGCTGGAGAGCAG CAGCTGTAAAGGACCGGGCCGGAACGTGGACATGACCAGGGCGCACCCTGACACCcaagggcggcggcggcggccagaCCGGGAGGCACGGGGAGGGCAGGTGTTCTACAACAGCGAGTACGGGGAGCTGGCGGGGCCCCAGGATGAGGGCAACTGCCCCCCATCCGCCCGCACGCCCTTCTTCACAGACGACAGTTACTGA